A genomic stretch from Sinorhizobium terangae includes:
- a CDS encoding VOC family protein, whose amino-acid sequence MTSGIHHITLIARKVQANVDFYLGFLGLRLVKRTGGYEDPNQLHLFYGDAAGSPGSLVTFLMWEDGSPGRVGHGQPSEIAFAIPPESTGFWLTRALQFNIQATGPAQEFGEPVLRLKDPDGVIVKLVGTNALAEPAPWASRDIPETDAIRRLRGATLLTEKPKETAHFLQNHFGYSETGATATIRRLTSKCGDVIDVRDATGFWTSAPGTGTIDHIAFRAPDEATVLAVRADLEQEHAGATNAHDRKYFFSLYVREPGGSLYELATDGPGFAVDEPADTLGSRLFLPAHMEANPSATMVKLPQFALPGEPRLTQRDLPFIHRFYHPDDPNDRTFVLLHGSGGNETDMLPFGHQVDPHATLLGVRGRSTEEGFPRWFRRLSMTTFDQQDIRSEAEAFVAFVDGAREGYGLAPDKTVFIGYSNGANMLAAVMLLYPGLIRNVVMMRAMAALEDAPTPDLAGANILVLTGKEDPYGKYAPTLVKLLADTGANLKALDIDTHHGIGDDDVEAIRSWMAETGL is encoded by the coding sequence GTGACCAGCGGCATCCACCACATCACCCTGATCGCCCGCAAGGTGCAGGCGAATGTCGATTTTTACCTCGGCTTCCTCGGCCTGCGCCTTGTCAAGCGAACCGGCGGCTACGAGGACCCCAATCAGTTGCATCTTTTTTACGGGGATGCGGCCGGGTCGCCGGGGTCGCTCGTCACCTTTCTGATGTGGGAGGACGGCTCGCCCGGACGCGTCGGCCATGGTCAGCCGAGCGAAATCGCCTTTGCCATCCCGCCGGAGAGCACCGGCTTCTGGCTGACGCGCGCATTGCAGTTCAACATTCAGGCGACCGGCCCTGCGCAGGAGTTCGGCGAGCCGGTGCTGCGTCTCAAGGATCCGGACGGCGTGATCGTGAAACTGGTCGGAACCAACGCGCTTGCCGAGCCTGCTCCATGGGCGAGCCGGGATATTCCGGAGACGGACGCCATCCGGCGGCTGCGCGGCGCGACCCTCCTCACGGAGAAACCCAAGGAAACCGCTCACTTCCTCCAAAATCATTTCGGCTATTCCGAAACCGGAGCAACAGCCACGATCCGGCGGTTGACATCGAAATGCGGAGACGTCATCGACGTGCGCGACGCCACCGGTTTCTGGACATCGGCGCCCGGTACGGGCACGATCGATCACATCGCCTTTCGCGCGCCGGATGAGGCGACTGTTCTTGCGGTACGCGCCGACCTCGAGCAGGAGCACGCGGGTGCCACCAACGCGCACGACCGGAAATATTTCTTCTCGCTTTATGTGCGTGAACCGGGCGGCTCACTCTACGAGCTGGCGACAGACGGTCCGGGGTTTGCGGTCGACGAGCCGGCGGATACGCTTGGGTCCAGGTTGTTCCTGCCGGCGCACATGGAAGCCAATCCTTCCGCGACCATGGTGAAGCTGCCGCAATTCGCCCTGCCTGGCGAGCCGCGGCTAACCCAGCGCGACCTGCCCTTCATCCACCGCTTCTATCATCCGGATGACCCGAACGATCGCACCTTCGTGCTCCTGCACGGCAGCGGCGGCAACGAGACGGACATGCTCCCCTTCGGGCATCAGGTCGATCCGCACGCCACCTTGCTTGGCGTGCGCGGCCGAAGCACCGAGGAGGGTTTCCCCCGCTGGTTCCGCCGCCTGTCGATGACGACTTTCGACCAGCAGGACATCCGCTCGGAGGCAGAGGCATTCGTCGCCTTCGTCGACGGCGCGCGCGAGGGCTACGGCCTCGCCCCAGACAAGACGGTCTTCATCGGCTATTCAAACGGCGCCAACATGCTGGCTGCCGTGATGCTGCTTTATCCCGGCCTCATCAGGAACGTGGTGATGATGCGGGCCATGGCCGCGCTCGAAGATGCGCCAACACCCGACCTTGCCGGGGCAAACATCCTGGTGCTGACGGGCAAGGAAGATCCCTACGGCAAATATGCGCCGACCCTGGTAAAGCTCCTCGCCGACACCGGCGCAAACCTCAAGGCACTCGACATAGACACCCATCACGGCATCGGTGACGACGATGTCGAAGCCATTCGCAGCTGGATGGCGGAAACCGGTCTCTGA
- a CDS encoding NADPH-dependent FMN reductase, with translation MTKILGISGSLRKASFNTALARAAKSVAPGGIAFETATLHGIPLYDGDVEVERGIPAPVADLKQKIIAADGVILFTPEYNNSMPGVFKNAVDWLSRPPADIKKVFGGRPFALAGASPGNFGTILSQNAWLAVMRTLGADLWSGKRLMLPKAATVFDSEGKLTDEETRERVRGFITAFAEYVASTKAR, from the coding sequence ATGACGAAGATACTCGGCATATCGGGCAGTCTGCGGAAGGCCTCCTTCAATACGGCGTTGGCGAGGGCAGCGAAATCCGTCGCGCCCGGCGGTATCGCGTTCGAGACCGCGACGCTGCACGGCATTCCGCTTTACGATGGCGATGTCGAGGTTGAACGCGGCATCCCGGCACCCGTGGCCGATCTCAAGCAGAAGATCATCGCGGCGGACGGCGTGATCCTCTTCACGCCGGAATACAACAACTCGATGCCCGGCGTTTTCAAGAACGCCGTCGACTGGCTCAGCCGTCCGCCGGCAGACATCAAAAAGGTGTTCGGTGGCAGGCCCTTTGCATTGGCCGGTGCGTCCCCCGGGAATTTCGGCACCATTCTCAGCCAGAACGCCTGGCTTGCCGTGATGCGGACGCTCGGGGCGGATCTTTGGTCGGGCAAGCGGTTGATGTTGCCGAAGGCCGCCACCGTGTTCGACAGCGAGGGGAAATTGACCGACGAGGAGACCAGGGAGCGAGTACGCGGCTTTATCACGGCTTTCGCCGAGTATGTCGCGTCGACGAAGGCAAGATAA
- a CDS encoding ring-cleaving dioxygenase, with amino-acid sequence MSLQLTGIHHLTAITANAPENLRFYTKTLGLRLVKKTVNQDDTAAYHLFYADGQATPGTDLTFFDWPVGPEGRGTHSISRTGFRVGSAESVRWWKRRFTELSVSAGEVTEIDGRTSVDFEDGEGQRFRLLDDGGLAPSHPWEKSPVPAEHQIKGLGPITISVPDITNTALVLTHVMNMTDVRAYAAPDGVGEVHVFSMGEGGPAAELHVAVQPGLPPARQGAGGVHHVAFRTPDVDQLHQWTERLNGFRLPSSGEVERFYFRSLYFREPNGILFEIATDGPGFAVDEPMETLGESLSLPPFLEPKRAQIEAGLKPLE; translated from the coding sequence ATGAGCTTGCAACTGACCGGTATCCACCATCTCACGGCAATCACGGCCAACGCGCCAGAAAACCTGCGCTTCTACACAAAGACGCTCGGGCTGAGGCTGGTCAAGAAAACCGTCAATCAGGACGACACGGCCGCCTATCATCTTTTCTATGCCGACGGACAGGCAACGCCTGGCACTGATCTGACGTTCTTCGACTGGCCGGTTGGCCCAGAGGGACGCGGCACGCACAGCATTTCGCGCACCGGGTTCCGGGTCGGCAGCGCCGAAAGTGTGAGATGGTGGAAGCGCCGATTTACCGAGCTGAGTGTGTCCGCCGGTGAGGTCACGGAAATCGACGGCCGGACGTCGGTCGACTTCGAGGACGGCGAAGGCCAGCGCTTCCGGCTTCTGGACGATGGCGGACTTGCGCCGTCGCATCCCTGGGAGAAGAGCCCGGTTCCCGCCGAACATCAGATCAAAGGTCTCGGCCCGATCACGATCAGCGTGCCGGACATCACCAACACGGCGCTCGTGCTCACGCATGTCATGAACATGACCGATGTGCGCGCCTACGCCGCACCGGACGGCGTCGGTGAGGTGCATGTCTTCTCGATGGGCGAGGGCGGTCCTGCGGCCGAATTGCATGTCGCGGTCCAACCGGGCCTGCCACCGGCGCGCCAGGGCGCGGGCGGCGTGCACCATGTCGCGTTCCGCACGCCGGACGTGGATCAGCTGCATCAGTGGACGGAACGGCTGAACGGTTTCCGCTTGCCGTCGAGCGGTGAGGTCGAGCGCTTCTATTTTCGCTCGCTCTATTTCCGCGAGCCGAACGGAATCCTGTTCGAGATTGCGACCGACGGACCCGGCTTCGCCGTGGACGAACCGATGGAAACGCTCGGCGAAAGCCTGTCATTGCCGCCGTTCCTGGAACCGAAGCGGGCTCAGATCGAGGCAGGGTTGAAGCCCCTGGAGTAA
- a CDS encoding carbon-nitrogen hydrolase family protein has product MMKLAALQMKSVGGDTAANLGRIGAAAAEASRLGATLLVTPELGITGYGAGDVIRDITEGANGPIVRRLQQISAEAGIAIIAGFAEREGDAIYNSAVHVDGDAVPTIYRKSHLYGDYERSLFTPAEPSTRLFEHEGIKCGMLICYDVEFPENVRRLALAGADVVLVPTALPAGWSGTFIADHMIQTRAFENQLFVAYINHCGSDAMFSFAGLSRIASPDGQLLAKANSADETLIFAEIDPELFAISRAENTYLRDLQRPRR; this is encoded by the coding sequence ATGATGAAGCTTGCCGCTCTGCAGATGAAATCCGTTGGCGGGGACACCGCCGCCAATCTCGGCCGGATCGGCGCAGCGGCGGCGGAGGCGTCCCGCCTGGGTGCGACGCTGCTGGTCACGCCCGAGCTCGGCATTACCGGCTATGGTGCCGGTGATGTGATCCGCGACATTACCGAGGGCGCCAACGGCCCGATCGTGCGGCGATTGCAGCAGATTTCGGCCGAGGCGGGTATCGCGATCATCGCCGGCTTCGCCGAGCGGGAGGGCGACGCCATCTACAACAGCGCCGTCCATGTCGACGGTGATGCTGTGCCGACGATCTATCGCAAGTCGCATCTTTATGGCGACTACGAGCGCTCGCTGTTCACGCCGGCGGAACCGTCGACGCGCCTCTTCGAACACGAGGGCATAAAGTGCGGCATGCTGATCTGCTACGACGTCGAGTTTCCGGAAAATGTCCGCCGGCTCGCGCTTGCCGGTGCTGATGTAGTGCTGGTGCCGACGGCGCTGCCGGCCGGCTGGTCGGGAACCTTCATCGCCGATCACATGATCCAGACAAGGGCGTTCGAAAACCAGCTTTTCGTCGCCTATATCAATCATTGTGGTTCCGACGCGATGTTTTCCTTCGCCGGCTTGTCGCGCATCGCTTCGCCCGACGGGCAGCTCCTGGCGAAAGCCAATTCCGCAGACGAGACCCTGATCTTTGCCGAAATCGACCCGGAGCTGTTTGCCATTTCGCGCGCGGAGAATACCTATCTCAGGGACCTGCAGCGTCCGCGCCGCTAA
- a CDS encoding ABC transporter permease, whose amino-acid sequence MTSIFRKFYFFLIALFLALPLIVVAGVSVNQKQTLAFPPQGFSTSWYGEIFLNPEWRNALIASVTLAVLSAALAVAIALPLAWFLWRRIAPWANIFQLLGVAPFTLPPVITALGLLTFWATVGFYGQPWTAVVSHAIFFVTLPLVTLSLGFTSIDRSLVEAASTMGADERTVFRTVVLPLILPYIVSGYAFAFVLSLNEYIVAYMTVGFTMETLPIKIFNALRYGYTPTMASVTILFVTTAAVIFGLVARFGDLPKLLGAMSSDGK is encoded by the coding sequence ATGACGTCGATTTTCCGCAAGTTCTATTTCTTCCTGATCGCGCTCTTCCTTGCGCTGCCGCTGATCGTAGTTGCCGGCGTTTCGGTCAACCAAAAGCAGACGCTTGCCTTCCCGCCACAGGGCTTTTCGACATCCTGGTACGGCGAGATCTTCCTGAACCCCGAATGGCGAAACGCGCTGATCGCCTCGGTCACGCTTGCTGTGCTTTCGGCAGCGCTTGCCGTCGCCATTGCCTTGCCGCTTGCCTGGTTCCTGTGGCGGCGGATTGCGCCCTGGGCGAACATCTTCCAGCTTCTGGGCGTCGCACCCTTCACGCTGCCGCCGGTGATCACGGCGCTGGGGCTTCTCACCTTCTGGGCGACCGTAGGTTTCTACGGGCAGCCCTGGACCGCCGTCGTCAGCCACGCGATCTTCTTCGTGACCTTGCCGCTCGTCACTCTGTCCCTCGGCTTCACGTCGATCGATCGTTCGCTGGTCGAGGCGGCCTCGACCATGGGCGCGGACGAGCGCACGGTGTTCCGCACGGTGGTGCTGCCGCTGATCCTGCCCTATATCGTATCGGGCTATGCTTTCGCCTTCGTGCTCTCGCTCAATGAATATATCGTCGCCTACATGACCGTCGGCTTCACCATGGAGACGCTGCCGATCAAGATCTTCAACGCGCTGCGCTACGGCTACACGCCGACCATGGCCTCGGTGACGATCCTCTTCGTCACGACGGCAGCGGTCATCTTCGGCCTCGTCGCCCGCTTCGGAGACCTGCCGAAGCTGCTCGGCGCCATGTCATCGGATGGTAAATGA
- a CDS encoding ABC transporter permease — protein sequence MRREPPQTIGDYTPLFFPAAMLTIFFVVPFGTMIAVSFFQRQQGGFYTPAFVFDNYARFLSAFFGGVLGFSLMMAIAVAICCVVLALPFTYMLTRTARSVQIVWLVALLSVLSLSEVIIGFAWSTLFSRTAGITNILVALGLMGEAKALTPSFAAVLTGMVYQAFPYTVLVLFPALVRLDPTLTEAARTLGASPLKAFFTVVVPALRNTIVATLIMVFIFALGSYLLPQLLGRPQHWTLSVLITDQAIYQSNMPFAAAMAVFLVLVTLGLVALTVLAGRKGEAA from the coding sequence ATGAGACGCGAACCGCCCCAGACCATTGGCGACTACACGCCGCTCTTTTTCCCCGCAGCGATGCTCACCATCTTCTTCGTCGTGCCCTTCGGTACTATGATCGCCGTGAGCTTCTTCCAGCGCCAGCAGGGCGGCTTCTATACGCCGGCCTTCGTATTCGACAACTACGCCCGTTTCCTTTCGGCCTTCTTTGGCGGGGTGCTCGGCTTTTCCCTCATGATGGCGATCGCTGTCGCCATCTGCTGTGTCGTGCTGGCGCTGCCCTTCACCTACATGCTGACGCGGACGGCGCGCAGCGTGCAGATCGTCTGGCTCGTCGCGCTGCTCTCGGTGCTCTCGCTCTCGGAGGTCATCATCGGTTTCGCCTGGTCGACACTTTTCTCGCGCACGGCGGGCATCACCAACATTCTGGTTGCGCTCGGCCTCATGGGCGAGGCCAAGGCGCTGACCCCGAGCTTTGCGGCGGTGCTGACGGGCATGGTCTATCAGGCCTTCCCTTATACGGTGCTCGTATTGTTTCCGGCGCTTGTCCGTCTAGATCCGACCTTGACCGAGGCCGCGCGAACGCTCGGAGCCTCGCCGCTCAAGGCCTTCTTCACCGTCGTCGTTCCGGCGCTGAGGAACACGATCGTCGCGACGCTGATCATGGTCTTCATCTTTGCGCTCGGTTCCTACCTGCTGCCGCAGCTTCTCGGTCGGCCACAGCACTGGACGCTGTCGGTGCTGATCACCGACCAGGCGATCTACCAGTCGAACATGCCTTTCGCCGCGGCGATGGCGGTGTTCCTCGTGCTGGTGACGCTCGGGCTGGTCGCCTTGACAGTGCTTGCGGGACGAAAGGGAGAGGCGGCATGA
- a CDS encoding ABC transporter ATP-binding protein: protein MSGLALQNVVKEFGSFRAVNNVELTVPHGTFVCMLGPSGCGKTTLLRMIAGLDLPTGGAIRLDGEDITHVPTHKRNLGMVFQSLALFPHLTVGENIAYPLRIRKAPKEDQKRRVEELLSMIHLAGYADRPVSKLSGGQRQRVAIARALAISPKLFLLDEPLSALDAKLREAMQVELRQLQQQLGITTIVVTHDQREAMTMADTVVVMNGGEIRQAASPIEIYRRPADSFVADFIGQTNLIEAEADTQGHVSVLGQPVPGLALPAGAAKATLSIRPEDVHLTAPGAGAISGTVTFVRDLGGTIETFVDVAGRQIVAVSTPRERPDVTVGQQVGVALTPDVCVVLRK from the coding sequence ATGTCGGGACTAGCCCTTCAGAACGTCGTCAAGGAATTCGGCTCCTTCAGGGCCGTCAACAATGTCGAGCTCACGGTGCCGCACGGTACGTTCGTTTGCATGCTCGGCCCCTCGGGCTGCGGCAAGACGACGTTGCTGCGCATGATCGCCGGGCTTGACCTGCCAACGGGAGGTGCGATCCGGCTCGACGGCGAAGACATCACCCATGTGCCGACCCATAAGCGCAATCTCGGCATGGTGTTCCAGTCGCTGGCGCTCTTCCCGCACCTGACGGTCGGCGAAAACATCGCCTATCCCTTGCGCATCCGCAAGGCGCCGAAGGAGGACCAGAAGCGGCGAGTCGAGGAACTGCTGTCGATGATCCACCTTGCGGGCTATGCGGACCGTCCGGTCTCCAAGCTTTCCGGTGGTCAGCGCCAGCGTGTCGCAATCGCCCGCGCGCTGGCAATCTCACCGAAGCTTTTCCTGCTCGACGAGCCGCTTTCGGCGCTTGACGCGAAACTTAGGGAAGCGATGCAGGTGGAACTGCGCCAGTTGCAGCAGCAGCTCGGGATTACGACGATCGTCGTCACGCACGACCAGCGCGAAGCGATGACCATGGCCGATACGGTCGTTGTCATGAATGGCGGCGAAATCCGCCAGGCAGCCTCGCCGATTGAAATCTACCGCCGGCCGGCGGACAGTTTCGTCGCCGACTTCATCGGCCAGACCAACCTGATCGAAGCCGAAGCGGACACGCAGGGCCACGTTTCCGTGCTCGGCCAGCCGGTGCCGGGTCTCGCCTTGCCCGCCGGCGCGGCAAAGGCAACGCTTTCAATTCGCCCCGAGGACGTTCACCTGACTGCGCCGGGTGCCGGTGCGATTTCCGGCACGGTCACCTTCGTGCGTGATCTCGGCGGAACGATCGAGACGTTTGTCGATGTCGCCGGCCGCCAGATCGTCGCCGTTTCCACGCCGCGCGAGCGGCCGGACGTCACCGTCGGCCAGCAGGTCGGCGTCGCGCTCACTCCGGACGTTTGCGTGGTGCTCAGGAAATGA
- a CDS encoding ABC transporter substrate-binding protein, producing MNINSIKRRTLLGAGLAGASMLAMPAVLRAQDKSLKVGVYGGYFKDSFDKNIFPDFTKATGIAIESVAEPTGEAWLVQLEQAARAGQAPADVSMMSQVAMLKGQATELWTPIDMAKIKNASHLLDRFINKYPDGRVAGIGAVSWYITLVTNTDVYKEAPTSWSAFWDPANADKLGLLALVSNSFLLEVTAKTFMGGTNALDTEEGILKAFEKLAEVKPNVRLWYRDEAQFEQALKSGEIPMGQYYHDVTGLAAADGHPVRSTFPKEGGIQDSGCWALSRASQKAEEAHIFIDYMSQPSIQATLSRKVGTSPTVKRESTDLTDKEFAAVSSDIEPIIPRYDLYQTKSDWLNQKWTELIVG from the coding sequence ATGAACATCAATTCCATCAAGCGCCGCACGCTGCTGGGGGCGGGGCTTGCCGGTGCATCGATGCTGGCGATGCCGGCGGTGCTGAGAGCGCAGGACAAGTCGTTGAAAGTCGGTGTCTACGGCGGCTACTTCAAGGATTCGTTCGACAAGAACATTTTCCCTGACTTCACCAAGGCGACGGGTATCGCGATCGAGTCGGTCGCCGAGCCGACCGGTGAGGCCTGGCTCGTGCAGTTGGAACAGGCCGCTCGTGCCGGCCAGGCTCCGGCGGATGTCTCGATGATGTCGCAGGTGGCGATGCTCAAGGGTCAGGCGACCGAGCTCTGGACGCCCATCGACATGGCGAAGATCAAGAACGCCTCGCATCTGCTCGACCGGTTCATCAACAAGTATCCGGACGGCCGCGTCGCCGGCATCGGAGCCGTTTCCTGGTACATCACACTCGTCACCAACACCGATGTCTACAAGGAAGCGCCGACGTCGTGGTCCGCCTTCTGGGATCCGGCAAATGCCGACAAGCTCGGACTGCTCGCGCTCGTCTCCAACTCCTTCCTGCTGGAGGTGACCGCCAAGACCTTCATGGGCGGCACCAATGCGCTCGACACGGAGGAGGGCATCCTCAAGGCATTCGAGAAGCTCGCGGAAGTGAAGCCGAATGTGCGGCTCTGGTACCGCGACGAGGCGCAGTTCGAACAGGCGCTGAAGTCGGGTGAAATTCCGATGGGTCAGTATTATCACGACGTGACCGGCCTCGCCGCCGCCGATGGCCATCCGGTACGCTCGACCTTCCCGAAGGAAGGCGGCATCCAGGATTCCGGTTGCTGGGCGCTGTCGCGCGCTTCGCAGAAAGCGGAGGAAGCGCACATCTTCATCGACTATATGTCCCAGCCGTCGATCCAGGCGACGCTGTCGCGCAAGGTCGGCACCTCGCCGACGGTCAAGCGTGAGTCGACTGATCTCACGGACAAGGAGTTTGCAGCCGTTTCGTCGGACATTGAGCCGATCATCCCGCGCTACGATCTCTACCAGACCAAGTCGGATTGGCTGAACCAGAAGTGGACGGAGCTGATCGTCGGCTGA
- a CDS encoding amino acid ABC transporter permease — MIEFTFWDILRNLIFATRWTLLLSIVAFGGGAVVGLLILFARISKHPWLRRFGAGYIALFQGTPLLMQLFLMFFGLPMLGFRIEPWTAAALGLTFYASAYLAEIWRGGVEALPRGQWDAGASLGLHYLQELRLVILPQAFAITRPPAVGFLVQLIKSTALTSIIGFEELLRTANAINNATFEPFTVYGLVAVIFFVLCYPLTQYARMLERRMPAH, encoded by the coding sequence GTGATCGAATTCACTTTCTGGGATATTCTGCGCAATCTCATTTTCGCGACGCGCTGGACGCTTCTGCTTTCGATCGTCGCCTTCGGCGGCGGGGCTGTGGTCGGTTTGCTGATCCTGTTTGCGCGCATATCGAAGCACCCGTGGTTGCGCCGCTTCGGTGCCGGCTACATCGCGCTTTTCCAGGGAACACCGTTGCTTATGCAGCTCTTCCTGATGTTCTTCGGCCTGCCGATGCTGGGTTTCCGTATCGAGCCGTGGACGGCTGCGGCACTCGGGCTGACATTCTACGCCAGCGCCTATCTCGCAGAAATCTGGCGGGGCGGCGTGGAAGCGCTGCCGCGCGGTCAATGGGATGCCGGCGCAAGCCTCGGTCTGCACTATCTTCAGGAACTGCGTCTGGTCATCCTGCCGCAGGCCTTTGCGATCACGCGTCCGCCGGCTGTAGGCTTCCTCGTCCAGCTCATCAAGAGCACGGCGCTGACCTCGATCATTGGCTTCGAGGAGCTTCTCAGGACGGCCAATGCGATCAATAATGCGACTTTCGAACCTTTCACCGTCTATGGGCTGGTTGCGGTGATCTTCTTCGTGCTTTGCTACCCGTTGACGCAATATGCGCGGATGCTCGAGCGACGAATGCCAGCACATTGA
- a CDS encoding amino acid ABC transporter permease translates to MGYSLDFGWLRDAAGAIAHGAAMTLLLIACTTVLGILISILGAAARRGRYSLLRKAVAIYVEVIRNTPFLVQLFFIFFGLPTIGIRLDPIVAAILAMTLNMAAYTTEIVGAGLDAVPRGQSEAALALGLRPRQVFVKIILPQALKVIFPALTSQVVIMMLESAVVSQIAVRELAHEADLLQARTFRSFETYLVVTMIYLGLSMAIRRSLVAGGRRVLGAGVS, encoded by the coding sequence ATGGGCTACAGCCTCGACTTTGGATGGCTTCGTGACGCCGCGGGGGCAATCGCCCACGGTGCGGCCATGACTTTGCTGCTGATCGCCTGCACGACGGTGCTCGGCATCCTCATCAGCATTCTCGGCGCGGCCGCGCGCCGCGGTCGCTATAGCCTGCTCCGCAAAGCAGTAGCAATCTACGTCGAGGTGATCCGCAATACCCCGTTTCTAGTGCAGCTCTTCTTCATTTTCTTCGGTTTGCCGACCATAGGCATCCGCCTCGATCCAATCGTCGCGGCGATCCTGGCGATGACCCTCAATATGGCCGCCTACACGACCGAGATCGTCGGCGCCGGTCTCGATGCAGTTCCGAGGGGGCAGAGCGAGGCCGCTCTTGCGCTCGGCCTGAGGCCGCGTCAGGTTTTCGTCAAGATCATCCTGCCGCAGGCCCTCAAGGTAATCTTCCCGGCACTGACCAGCCAAGTTGTCATCATGATGCTGGAGTCGGCGGTCGTATCGCAGATCGCGGTGCGCGAGCTCGCGCATGAGGCCGACCTGCTGCAGGCACGGACATTCCGGTCCTTCGAAACCTATCTCGTCGTCACGATGATCTATCTCGGCCTGTCGATGGCGATCAGGCGATCCCTTGTCGCCGGCGGCCGGCGTGTCTTAGGGGCGGGCGTGTCGTGA
- a CDS encoding transporter substrate-binding domain-containing protein encodes MTIQTKLKAVFAAALMVGAAAGMAHADAIDDIKAAGQINVGIFSDFPPFSSASADMSIKGYDIDVAQHIADALSVKLNLVSVTGQNRIPYLNDKRVDILMSVGYSKERAEVIDFAAAYAPYYIAVIGPAELKVAGKDDLADKTIAVNRGTLEDTSLTEAAPASADIQRFDNYNAVIQAFISGQTQLMVVGNDVGAQVLARQEALKPEQKFQLLTSPSHIGLNKNEERLKQTVNDTVAKMLADGKLNESSEAWLKTPLNPDNLKD; translated from the coding sequence ATGACAATCCAAACCAAGCTGAAAGCAGTATTTGCCGCCGCACTGATGGTTGGTGCCGCGGCTGGAATGGCTCATGCCGACGCGATCGACGATATCAAGGCGGCCGGCCAGATCAATGTCGGCATCTTCTCGGATTTCCCGCCGTTCTCGTCGGCCAGTGCCGACATGAGCATCAAGGGATATGATATCGACGTCGCGCAGCACATCGCCGACGCGCTCAGCGTGAAGCTTAATCTCGTCAGCGTTACCGGCCAGAACCGCATTCCCTATCTCAACGACAAGCGCGTCGACATCCTGATGAGCGTCGGCTACTCGAAGGAGCGTGCCGAGGTCATCGATTTCGCGGCCGCCTACGCGCCTTACTACATCGCCGTCATCGGTCCGGCCGAGCTCAAGGTCGCCGGCAAGGACGATCTCGCTGACAAGACGATCGCAGTCAATCGCGGGACGCTTGAGGACACGTCGCTGACCGAAGCCGCGCCGGCCTCGGCGGACATCCAGCGGTTCGATAACTACAATGCCGTGATCCAGGCCTTCATCTCGGGCCAGACGCAGTTGATGGTGGTTGGCAATGACGTCGGCGCGCAGGTACTGGCGCGACAGGAGGCATTGAAGCCAGAACAGAAGTTCCAGTTGCTGACGTCACCGTCGCATATCGGCCTCAACAAGAATGAGGAGCGCCTGAAGCAAACGGTCAACGACACGGTCGCCAAAATGCTCGCTGACGGCAAGTTGAATGAAAGCTCTGAGGCGTGGCTGAAGACGCCGCTCAACCCCGACAACCTCAAGGACTAG